A genomic window from Triticum urartu cultivar G1812 chromosome 7, Tu2.1, whole genome shotgun sequence includes:
- the LOC125521765 gene encoding uncharacterized protein LOC125521765 — MAMERFFTALVFCEAPLDGYGTSVLTAGSTDTVKRLVSGGGDATKPLVAIKPDAEKGQGFFTGKQMAQRRAGFELAFDGLNCFDTVVMH, encoded by the coding sequence ATGGCTATGGAGAGGTTCTTCACGGCGCTCGTCTTCTGCGAGGCACCGCTGGACGGCTACGGCACGTCGGTGCTCACCGCCGGCAGCACCGACACGGTCAAAAGGCTGGTCTCAGGTGGTGGTGACGCGACGAAGCCGTTGGTGGCTATCAAGCCGGACGCTGAGAAGGGGCAGGGTTTCTTCACTGGCAAGCAGATGGCGCAGCGGCGTGCTGGGTTCGAGCTCGCGTTCGACGGCCTCAATTGCTTTGACACCGTCGTCATGCACTGA